A region of Nitrospira sp. SG-bin1 DNA encodes the following proteins:
- a CDS encoding B12-binding domain-containing radical SAM protein, whose translation MKIEYSKGERASKELILLNRQQFETASGRKMKVMLIFPPDWFPSEPYLSLPSLTAVLRQAGHTVIQKDINCEMWDWYFSEDFLKKVLRRVPQQLDRLRKLSKKRELSEAEMDLQLALCDVTHQRMAKLIQNAEEAKRVIRSEQFYDIDKLEWALQVFREVMSVISMVYFPARICMPPMETDLSYKVYVSSEIMDAVNDTQVNIYRDVFDHLVKPAIEREQPDVIGISIVLQQQMFSTMTFCALIKQHFPHIHVTIGGNTVTRLRDVLPQSQLFQYFDSAVVYEGETAFVQLVSAVGAKRSLADVPNTIYKDETGVHTSPTSYAEDLATLPPPDFEGLPLEKYFVPTRILPYLATRGCYWGRCEFCDHGEGYTAGYRSKKIQDILADIQFLRDKYGVTHFHFTDESYPPALFRKLTRGLIEAQMGITWTTHMRFEKSLLDEQVWQDAKESGCRYLHFGYESGVERVLQLMDKATTTEVMTKHLKLTAEAGIWNHCMGFFGFPGETKEEAWQSVQFLEANKDRVHSLGFGTFDLGRHNPVAKHPEKWGVTAYKNPEWDLALDYYYTVKNGMSIEEAERVFEQFERNHHPGWDLRLYTREYIFLYISRFGLSKLPDLQHQSVKTSGVVPTLAGKM comes from the coding sequence GTGAAGATCGAGTATTCCAAAGGTGAGCGGGCGTCAAAAGAACTCATCCTATTGAATCGCCAACAATTTGAAACCGCCAGCGGCCGGAAGATGAAGGTCATGCTGATCTTCCCGCCTGATTGGTTCCCCTCGGAACCCTATCTTTCGCTTCCCTCTCTTACCGCCGTCCTCCGTCAGGCCGGCCACACGGTGATTCAAAAAGACATCAACTGTGAGATGTGGGACTGGTACTTCAGCGAGGATTTTCTGAAGAAGGTACTGCGCCGGGTGCCGCAACAGCTCGATCGGTTGCGAAAGCTTTCAAAGAAGCGAGAGCTGAGCGAAGCCGAGATGGATTTGCAGCTGGCACTCTGCGACGTGACCCATCAACGGATGGCAAAGTTGATCCAAAATGCCGAAGAGGCGAAGCGCGTAATTCGAAGTGAGCAATTCTATGATATCGATAAGTTAGAATGGGCTCTTCAAGTCTTTCGCGAAGTGATGTCTGTCATTTCAATGGTCTATTTTCCAGCGAGAATCTGCATGCCGCCGATGGAGACGGACCTCTCGTACAAGGTCTATGTCTCGTCCGAAATCATGGACGCGGTGAACGATACGCAGGTTAATATCTATCGCGACGTCTTCGATCATTTAGTGAAGCCGGCGATCGAGCGAGAGCAGCCGGACGTGATCGGGATCTCGATCGTCTTGCAGCAGCAGATGTTTTCCACCATGACGTTCTGTGCCCTCATCAAACAGCACTTTCCCCACATCCATGTCACGATCGGCGGGAATACGGTGACCCGCTTGCGCGATGTGCTGCCCCAGTCGCAACTATTCCAGTACTTCGATAGCGCCGTGGTGTATGAAGGGGAGACGGCGTTTGTGCAGCTAGTGTCGGCGGTGGGGGCGAAGCGCAGCCTGGCCGACGTCCCCAATACCATCTATAAGGACGAGACCGGCGTCCATACCTCGCCGACCAGTTATGCGGAGGATCTCGCGACGCTGCCGCCGCCGGATTTCGAGGGTTTGCCGCTGGAGAAATACTTCGTGCCGACGAGGATTTTGCCCTATCTGGCGACGCGAGGTTGCTACTGGGGGCGCTGTGAGTTCTGCGATCACGGGGAAGGTTACACGGCCGGCTATCGGTCGAAGAAAATCCAGGATATTCTCGCCGACATTCAGTTTCTGCGTGACAAATACGGTGTGACGCATTTTCACTTCACCGACGAGTCTTATCCACCCGCCTTGTTCCGCAAGCTCACACGCGGTCTTATTGAAGCCCAGATGGGGATCACTTGGACGACGCACATGCGGTTTGAAAAGAGCCTACTCGATGAGCAGGTCTGGCAGGATGCGAAGGAGTCGGGCTGCCGCTATCTCCATTTTGGCTACGAGTCCGGCGTGGAGCGAGTGCTGCAACTGATGGATAAGGCGACGACGACCGAAGTGATGACGAAGCACTTGAAGCTTACGGCCGAGGCGGGGATTTGGAATCATTGCATGGGCTTCTTCGGTTTTCCCGGTGAGACCAAGGAAGAGGCCTGGCAGTCGGTGCAGTTCCTGGAGGCGAACAAAGACCGTGTCCATTCACTGGGGTTCGGGACGTTCGATCTTGGACGCCACAATCCGGTGGCGAAGCATCCGGAGAAGTGGGGCGTGACGGCCTACAAGAATCCGGAGTGGGACCTGGCGCTGGACTATTACTACACGGTCAAGAACGGGATGAGCATCGAAGAGGCCGAGCGGGTGTTCGAACAATTCGAACGGAATCATCACCCCGGCTGGGATCTGCGGCTCTACACGCGCGAATATATCTTTCTCTATATCTCACGATTTGGTTTAAGCAAGTTGCCGGATCTGCAGCATCAATCCGTTAAGACGTCTGGAGTAGTGCCCACCCTGGCGGGGAAAATGTGA
- a CDS encoding molybdenum cofactor biosynthesis protein produces the protein MTTPSPHEHKAHAPASIGCMVITCSDTRTPDTDTSGQLIRKLLEERGHRVVGYHLVKDDPAQIQLWIARGTVHDAVQAIIINGGTGISRRDSTFEAVDAMLEKRLAGFGEIFRLLTYQDIGSPAIMSRATAGVIKGRVLFSTPGSEDAVRLAMEKLILPELGHVIQQLSK, from the coding sequence ATGACTACACCGAGCCCTCACGAACATAAAGCCCATGCACCCGCTTCAATCGGGTGCATGGTCATTACCTGTAGCGATACCCGCACGCCTGACACGGATACCAGCGGTCAGCTGATTCGCAAGCTCCTTGAAGAACGAGGCCATAGGGTAGTTGGGTATCATCTCGTGAAAGACGACCCGGCGCAGATTCAGCTGTGGATCGCCAGAGGTACGGTCCACGACGCAGTGCAGGCCATCATCATCAACGGCGGAACCGGCATTTCTCGGCGTGATTCCACGTTCGAAGCGGTGGATGCCATGTTGGAGAAACGGCTTGCGGGATTCGGCGAAATTTTTCGGCTGCTGACCTATCAAGACATCGGCTCCCCAGCGATCATGAGCCGGGCGACCGCCGGGGTGATCAAAGGCCGCGTCCTTTTTTCCACGCCCGGCTCGGAAGACGCCGTTCGTCTCGCGATGGAAAAGCTCATTCTTCCGGAGCTGGGCCACGTGATTCAACAACTCTCAAAGTAA
- a CDS encoding ribose 5-phosphate isomerase A codes for MTSHNLDRLKQEAALRAVEFVHDGMVVGLGTGSTAKHMVLALGEKVRRGMKLRGVPTSAETAALARQAGIPLIDTENRWEIDVAIDGADQVDRDFNLIKGGGGALLKEKIVAASAKQFIVMVDHTKQVAVLGGSFPLPIEVIPFGWGSTAREIESLTKSRVVLRERNGVPFRTEAGNLIVDAHIDRIERPGELETALNLIPGVVETGLFVGRTNVLIVGTPQGVHTVNVPKK; via the coding sequence ATGACCTCGCACAATCTTGATCGTCTCAAGCAAGAGGCTGCGTTACGAGCCGTTGAATTCGTCCACGATGGGATGGTCGTCGGTCTGGGGACAGGTTCGACGGCCAAACATATGGTCCTCGCGCTTGGAGAAAAGGTCCGCCGTGGGATGAAATTACGCGGTGTGCCCACGTCGGCGGAAACGGCCGCGCTCGCCCGACAGGCCGGCATTCCCTTGATCGACACGGAGAATCGTTGGGAGATCGATGTCGCGATCGACGGAGCCGATCAGGTCGATCGAGACTTCAACCTGATCAAAGGCGGAGGCGGAGCGCTCTTGAAAGAAAAGATCGTGGCGGCGTCGGCGAAGCAATTCATTGTCATGGTCGATCACACCAAACAAGTGGCGGTGCTGGGAGGATCTTTTCCGTTGCCCATCGAGGTGATCCCCTTTGGCTGGGGGAGCACGGCACGGGAAATCGAATCGCTCACCAAGAGCCGGGTCGTGTTGCGTGAACGCAACGGCGTTCCGTTTAGAACCGAGGCGGGAAACCTGATCGTTGATGCCCATATCGACCGCATCGAACGACCCGGTGAATTGGAAACAGCGTTGAACCTCATTCCGGGTGTGGTTGAGACCGGTCTCTTTGTCGGGCGAACGAACGTCCTGATCGTCGGTACACCGCAAGGCGTTCACACCGTCAATGTTCCGAAGAAATGA
- a CDS encoding transposase yields the protein MTQPLLFVGIDVSKAQLDVAQRPGGRFTVPNTEAGVTQLLARLAAEPPTLIVLEATGGVELPLTGALATAGLPVVVVNPRQIRDFAKATGQLAKTDALDAQVLAHFADVVRPEPRRLPDAQTQELAALVTRRRQLIEMLTAEKNRLASARTVVRKQLRAHITWLERALDQADTDLAEAIRQSPLWREKEELLRSVPGIGPVLTTTLLANLPELGTLTHKQIAALVGVAPLNRDSGTLRGKRAVWGGRAQVRAALYMAAIVAARFNPVIRGFYQRLCAAGKAKKVALVACMRKLLTIVNAMLKHRTPWREGMDPAGTGVYGV from the coding sequence ATGACTCAGCCCCTTCTCTTTGTCGGGATCGATGTGTCGAAGGCACAGTTGGATGTGGCGCAGCGCCCAGGGGGACGGTTTACCGTCCCGAACACCGAGGCGGGCGTCACGCAGTTGCTCGCCCGTCTGGCTGCAGAGCCGCCGACCTTGATCGTGCTGGAGGCCACCGGTGGAGTCGAACTCCCGTTGACCGGGGCCCTGGCTACTGCCGGCCTGCCAGTCGTGGTCGTCAATCCACGCCAAATCCGAGACTTTGCGAAAGCCACTGGGCAGTTGGCGAAAACGGATGCGCTCGATGCCCAGGTGTTGGCCCACTTTGCGGACGTGGTGCGCCCAGAGCCCCGCCGGCTGCCCGATGCACAGACGCAGGAGTTGGCCGCCTTGGTCACGCGACGTCGCCAACTCATCGAGATGCTCACGGCCGAGAAGAACCGTTTGGCCAGTGCCCGCACGGTCGTTCGCAAGCAGTTGCGGGCCCACATCACCTGGCTGGAGCGAGCGTTGGATCAGGCCGACACCGACTTGGCCGAAGCTATTCGGCAGAGTCCCCTCTGGCGTGAGAAAGAGGAGCTGTTGCGGAGTGTGCCGGGCATCGGCCCGGTGTTGACCACCACGCTGTTGGCGAATTTGCCAGAGTTGGGGACCTTGACGCACAAACAGATTGCCGCCCTCGTCGGCGTGGCCCCGCTCAATCGCGATAGTGGCACGCTGCGAGGGAAGCGGGCGGTCTGGGGCGGACGCGCGCAGGTGCGGGCCGCGCTCTACATGGCCGCGATCGTGGCCGCGCGCTTCAATCCCGTCATTCGCGGGTTCTATCAGCGCTTGTGTGCGGCCGGCAAAGCCAAAAAGGTGGCCTTGGTGGCGTGCATGCGCAAGCTGCTGACGATCGTCAATGCGATGCTCAAACATCGAACGCCCTGGCGTGAGGGGATGGACCCGGCTGGCACCGGGGTATATGGGGTATAG
- a CDS encoding alcohol dehydrogenase: protein MKAVLFREHGGPDKLSYEEMPMPQIGPQDVLIRVKACALNHLDLWVRQGSPAYAVPFPHVGGSDVSGIVERVGAHVEGIVIGTPVFVSPGISCWNCEFCLAGRDNMCRTYHLLGAKVHGGYAEYVKVPFRNVLPIPDNITFEQAAAFPLVSITASHMLFALARLQPGETVLVMGAGSGVGMMAVQMAKLAGARVITTVGSEDKIPKAVVLGADAVIDHSKEKVSERVKLLTEGRGVDVVVEHIGPDVWDSCLASLAKGGRLITCGATTGGEVQLNLRSVFSRQLTIKGSYMGTRAELVKAAELIGQKRLIAVVDRTFPLRDARAAHALMASRKFFGKIVLVC from the coding sequence ATGAAGGCGGTACTGTTTCGTGAGCATGGGGGGCCGGATAAGCTCTCGTACGAAGAGATGCCGATGCCGCAGATCGGTCCGCAAGACGTGTTGATTCGGGTCAAGGCCTGCGCGTTGAACCATCTGGATTTGTGGGTGAGGCAGGGGAGTCCCGCCTATGCCGTTCCCTTCCCCCATGTGGGAGGTTCGGATGTTTCGGGCATCGTCGAACGAGTCGGTGCTCACGTGGAGGGCATCGTGATCGGAACGCCGGTCTTTGTATCACCGGGCATCAGTTGTTGGAATTGCGAGTTCTGCTTGGCCGGTCGGGACAATATGTGTCGGACCTATCATCTCCTTGGCGCCAAGGTGCATGGCGGCTATGCCGAGTATGTGAAGGTCCCGTTTCGCAATGTGCTTCCGATTCCCGACAATATCACCTTTGAACAGGCCGCGGCATTTCCGCTCGTGTCCATCACGGCGTCCCACATGCTGTTCGCCTTGGCGCGGCTCCAGCCTGGAGAAACGGTGCTCGTGATGGGAGCGGGAAGCGGCGTCGGGATGATGGCCGTTCAGATGGCCAAGCTGGCCGGAGCGCGTGTGATCACGACAGTCGGTTCGGAAGACAAGATTCCCAAAGCCGTTGTCTTGGGAGCCGATGCCGTCATCGATCACTCCAAGGAAAAAGTCTCGGAACGGGTCAAGTTACTCACGGAAGGGCGAGGCGTCGATGTGGTGGTGGAACATATCGGACCGGACGTATGGGACAGTTGTCTGGCATCGCTCGCAAAGGGCGGTCGGTTGATTACGTGCGGTGCGACGACAGGCGGAGAGGTCCAGCTCAACTTGCGCTCGGTGTTTTCCCGCCAGCTGACGATCAAAGGATCCTATATGGGTACGCGGGCAGAACTGGTGAAAGCCGCGGAATTGATCGGCCAAAAGAGGTTGATCGCCGTGGTCGACCGTACATTTCCGCTTCGGGACGCCCGCGCCGCTCACGCATTGATGGCGAGCCGGAAGTTTTTCGGGAAGATTGTGCTTGTGTGTTGA
- a CDS encoding ferredoxin: protein MPKPKYHILVCTNSRPPGHPKPSCGSAGAAQLLMAFNMGLMQRSVPPGEVLVSATGCLGPCEQGPTVVVYPDNTWYAKVTEADVATILDEHIAKGTPAAKLNPDSAWA from the coding sequence ATGCCAAAACCCAAATATCATATTCTTGTCTGTACCAATTCCCGTCCTCCGGGCCACCCCAAACCCTCTTGTGGGTCGGCCGGTGCCGCACAGCTGTTGATGGCATTCAACATGGGATTGATGCAAAGGTCCGTTCCGCCGGGAGAAGTACTGGTGAGCGCGACAGGCTGCCTCGGTCCCTGCGAACAGGGGCCGACGGTCGTCGTCTATCCCGACAACACCTGGTACGCCAAGGTCACTGAGGCGGACGTGGCCACGATCCTGGATGAACATATCGCCAAAGGAACACCGGCGGCTAAACTGAATCCGGATTCCGCATGGGCATGA
- a CDS encoding B12-binding domain-containing radical SAM protein → MDNLVQIDGLAPLKSSDRKKSKVMLLFPPEWVPTAPYLALPSLTAVLREAGHTVIQRDINIGMWDHFFSMDFLIWVKARLGMQLKSLQDKEKVGLLGLLTERDMDQKAVVEEAYDIDVFDLAERVEDAKRIVRGERFYDAELLEGALNTFRETMAYISSAYYPASLVFYPMESNLGYRPGVSNEVFACLDDEQVNVYRDLCNQLIMPEVAKEKPDVIGISIGTQMQLLAGLTFAKMIKETFPQIHLVVGGNVITRLHEDLVHHERFFTEVFDSAILYEGEHALVWLIEALNGQRPIASVPNLIYRDNAGLHRNPEVYTEKTTALPLPDFDGMPMDRYFVPELILPYLATRGCYWGRCTFCDHGQGYFDQYRGMPAQLVIDQIKALRDKYHCRHFLFSDESYPPALFKKVSQLLVDQDVGIKWTTLIRFEETLQDQATWDLAAKAGCCTLYYGMESANERVLNLMDKHAKKSVIQRNLQMAAKAGIWNHVMAFYGFPGETYEEAMETRQFVLENQPVIHSLELFYFVAYRHTPMVRHPEKFGITIHKQEEYDLPLDYYYTLNDPHSLSCLEAMQLCEEFYKQDFHPWAVRVNSREHVFLYISKFGTNQLPQIYARQTQSVGSTDGVSGLITWPVASQGDEGMSRVTSHDAGWA, encoded by the coding sequence ATGGATAACTTGGTTCAAATAGATGGATTGGCCCCGCTGAAGAGCAGCGACCGCAAAAAGTCAAAGGTCATGCTGTTGTTCCCGCCTGAGTGGGTCCCGACGGCCCCGTACCTGGCGTTGCCGTCGTTGACGGCCGTGCTGCGTGAAGCGGGGCATACGGTCATTCAACGCGATATCAATATCGGGATGTGGGATCACTTCTTCAGCATGGACTTTCTGATCTGGGTGAAGGCCCGGTTGGGGATGCAGCTCAAATCGTTACAAGACAAGGAGAAGGTGGGGCTTCTCGGACTTCTGACTGAACGCGACATGGATCAGAAGGCGGTGGTTGAGGAGGCCTATGACATCGATGTGTTTGATCTGGCCGAACGGGTGGAAGACGCCAAGCGGATCGTGCGGGGGGAGCGGTTCTACGATGCGGAATTGTTAGAGGGAGCGCTGAATACGTTCCGCGAGACCATGGCCTACATCTCCTCCGCCTACTATCCTGCCTCGCTCGTCTTCTACCCGATGGAAAGCAATCTCGGTTATCGCCCCGGTGTCTCGAACGAAGTCTTCGCCTGTTTGGACGATGAGCAGGTGAACGTCTATCGGGATCTCTGCAATCAATTGATCATGCCTGAAGTCGCCAAAGAAAAGCCCGATGTGATCGGGATTTCCATCGGGACACAGATGCAGCTGCTGGCCGGCCTGACCTTCGCCAAGATGATCAAGGAGACGTTTCCGCAGATCCATCTCGTCGTGGGCGGCAATGTGATTACTCGACTACATGAAGACCTTGTGCATCACGAACGATTTTTCACGGAGGTGTTCGACTCGGCTATCCTGTATGAGGGTGAGCATGCCTTGGTATGGTTGATCGAAGCCTTGAATGGGCAGCGACCGATCGCCTCGGTGCCCAACTTGATCTATCGGGATAATGCAGGTCTCCATCGAAATCCTGAAGTCTATACGGAGAAGACGACGGCGCTCCCCTTGCCGGACTTCGATGGAATGCCGATGGATCGCTACTTCGTCCCGGAATTGATCCTTCCCTATCTGGCGACGCGCGGTTGTTACTGGGGCCGCTGCACCTTCTGCGACCATGGTCAGGGCTACTTCGACCAGTATCGGGGGATGCCGGCTCAGCTGGTGATCGATCAGATCAAAGCGCTGCGTGATAAGTACCACTGTCGCCATTTTCTGTTTTCCGATGAGTCCTATCCGCCGGCCCTGTTCAAGAAGGTCTCTCAGCTGCTCGTGGATCAAGACGTCGGGATCAAGTGGACGACGCTCATTCGGTTTGAAGAGACGCTGCAAGACCAGGCGACGTGGGATCTCGCGGCCAAGGCCGGCTGCTGCACGCTCTATTACGGGATGGAATCGGCGAATGAACGCGTCTTGAACCTCATGGACAAGCACGCCAAGAAAAGCGTGATCCAGCGTAATCTTCAGATGGCGGCGAAGGCCGGAATTTGGAACCATGTGATGGCCTTCTACGGGTTTCCAGGCGAAACATATGAAGAAGCGATGGAAACGCGCCAGTTTGTCCTGGAGAACCAGCCGGTGATTCACTCACTGGAACTGTTCTACTTCGTGGCCTACCGCCACACCCCGATGGTGCGTCATCCGGAGAAGTTCGGCATCACGATCCACAAGCAGGAGGAGTACGATCTCCCGCTGGATTACTACTACACCTTGAATGATCCCCATTCGCTCTCGTGTCTTGAGGCCATGCAGCTCTGCGAAGAATTTTACAAGCAGGATTTTCACCCCTGGGCCGTTCGGGTAAACTCACGCGAGCATGTCTTTCTGTATATCTCCAAGTTCGGGACGAACCAATTGCCGCAGATCTATGCGCGGCAGACACAGTCGGTGGGGTCTACCGACGGGGTTTCAGGCTTGATCACTTGGCCTGTCGCGTCGCAGGGCGACGAAGGAATGTCGCGCGTGACAAGCCACGATGCCGGGTGGGCGTGA
- a CDS encoding nitrite reductase, translated as MNDFVRVAFTHEIPPGTGRTVEVDGIWIAVFNVDGAFYAIDNTCPHAGGPLGEGKLCESVVECPWHGWQFSVISGERVGNPNFQVARCEVRIRGNEVQIAVPPALRGPV; from the coding sequence ATGAACGATTTCGTCAGAGTGGCCTTCACGCACGAGATCCCACCCGGCACGGGACGCACCGTGGAAGTCGATGGGATCTGGATCGCGGTCTTCAACGTGGACGGAGCGTTTTACGCGATCGACAATACCTGTCCGCACGCGGGCGGCCCGCTCGGAGAAGGAAAACTCTGCGAGTCGGTGGTCGAATGCCCCTGGCATGGCTGGCAATTCAGCGTCATCTCAGGGGAACGCGTCGGTAATCCGAACTTTCAGGTCGCTCGTTGCGAGGTTCGGATCCGAGGCAACGAAGTTCAGATCGCCGTCCCTCCGGCGCTCAGAGGCCCAGTCTAA
- a CDS encoding phenazine biosynthesis protein: MAEQRSLKFYQADVFTSQPFGGNPVAVFPDADGLADDELQQIAREMNLSETVFVFPPTDPAAVARLRIFTPTQEIPFAGHPVLGTFYVLAQLGRISIQEPVTHVTQECNIGLFSVELHAEQSRVVRVVMSQPKPEFLDPVDALDDVYLVGGALGLPKHVIADTKWPLQVVSTGLPVLIVPVRTLTAVRSITPDASAIINVCERFGANGIMVFTTVTVESFASVHTRMFAPKIGILEDPATGSAGGALGAYLVHNGVVEVGPTTDILIEQGYEIDRPSRILVQVESDDDVIQGVKVGGHCVMVVEGVLRF, from the coding sequence ATGGCTGAACAACGGTCCCTAAAGTTCTATCAGGCTGATGTCTTTACCTCTCAACCGTTCGGGGGCAATCCTGTCGCGGTATTTCCCGACGCCGACGGCCTGGCGGACGACGAACTCCAACAGATTGCCCGGGAGATGAATCTATCGGAGACGGTGTTCGTCTTTCCGCCGACCGATCCCGCTGCCGTGGCCAGATTGCGGATCTTCACCCCCACCCAGGAAATACCCTTTGCCGGCCATCCGGTGTTGGGGACGTTCTATGTGCTGGCTCAGCTTGGAAGGATTTCCATTCAAGAACCCGTCACCCATGTCACGCAGGAATGTAATATCGGTTTGTTTTCCGTCGAATTGCATGCGGAACAGAGCCGTGTGGTACGGGTCGTCATGTCCCAACCTAAACCGGAATTTCTCGACCCGGTCGATGCCCTCGATGATGTCTATTTGGTCGGTGGAGCCCTCGGCTTGCCAAAACACGTCATCGCCGATACGAAATGGCCCCTCCAAGTCGTGTCGACCGGCTTGCCGGTCTTGATCGTGCCCGTGCGGACGTTGACGGCCGTGCGATCCATTACCCCTGATGCCTCGGCCATCATCAATGTCTGTGAACGGTTCGGCGCCAACGGCATCATGGTCTTCACGACGGTGACCGTTGAATCGTTCGCCTCCGTCCACACGAGGATGTTTGCGCCCAAGATCGGCATTCTGGAGGATCCCGCAACGGGCAGTGCCGGCGGCGCACTGGGTGCCTACCTGGTTCACAATGGCGTCGTAGAAGTCGGACCGACCACCGACATTCTCATCGAACAAGGCTACGAGATCGACCGGCCCTCTCGGATTCTCGTCCAAGTAGAATCGGACGACGATGTGATTCAAGGTGTGAAGGTCGGCGGGCATTGTGTGATGGTGGTGGAAGGGGTGTTGAGGTTTTGA
- a CDS encoding glucose-6-phosphate isomerase, translating to MRVGDKLPSSFHPTVNPALDALNQARVVDRLWAKDHRLWKPDPKEIADRLGWLTVQDQMREQLGRLQRCVAAAKELKVKDVVLLGMGGSSLGPEVFRTLFGSQKGFPRLWVLDSTIPGWVRQVTKAISPSRTLFLVASKSGGTIEVMSLFAHFWKLVTKAKGNYGGKQFVAITDPGTGLEKMARDHGFNEIFTNPVDIGGRYSVLSLFGLVPAAFLGLDIAKLLDRASDMAAQCRHNNIEANPGAYLGAAMGSLAQTGRDKVTVIASPSLSTFGLWVEQLLAESTGKEGTGLIPIAQEPVLKPGAYGTDRFFVYLKLKGDKNQKLDEAVHALIKAKQPVLRFDLRDRYDVGAEFFRWEFATAIAGHLLGIHPFDQPNVQESKDNTNRVLETFQSTGRLPEQSSSQPQDAARNLSGLLQPGTYVSILGYTTPSRPLEAAVGRLRRALMSKHRVATTFGYGPRYLHSTGQLHKGGPNTGVFLELVDRMAPDLPIPGKPFSFGTLAKAQATGDIESLGAHHRPAVRVELGRDPAARVNAITAALTGTRSFRRRTVSKKRRRTTRR from the coding sequence ATGCGAGTGGGTGACAAGCTTCCATCATCGTTCCATCCCACAGTCAATCCGGCTCTCGATGCTCTGAATCAGGCTCGAGTCGTGGATCGGCTGTGGGCGAAGGATCACCGACTCTGGAAGCCGGATCCCAAGGAGATCGCGGATCGTCTGGGATGGTTGACGGTACAGGACCAGATGCGTGAACAGCTCGGCCGACTGCAACGCTGTGTTGCCGCCGCCAAGGAGTTGAAGGTCAAAGACGTCGTGCTCCTGGGCATGGGAGGGAGCAGTCTTGGGCCGGAGGTGTTCCGGACCTTGTTTGGGTCTCAGAAGGGTTTCCCGCGTCTGTGGGTCCTGGACTCCACCATTCCTGGCTGGGTCCGGCAGGTCACGAAGGCGATTTCTCCATCCCGGACACTCTTTCTCGTGGCCAGCAAGTCCGGGGGCACCATCGAAGTCATGTCGCTCTTCGCACACTTTTGGAAGCTTGTGACGAAGGCCAAGGGGAATTATGGAGGAAAGCAGTTTGTCGCGATCACTGATCCTGGCACCGGTTTAGAAAAGATGGCGCGCGACCATGGATTTAACGAGATCTTCACCAACCCGGTCGATATTGGTGGACGATATAGCGTGCTTTCTCTGTTCGGTCTCGTCCCCGCGGCATTTCTGGGCCTCGACATCGCCAAGCTTTTGGACCGCGCATCCGATATGGCGGCGCAATGCCGTCACAACAACATCGAGGCGAATCCAGGTGCCTATCTCGGTGCGGCGATGGGCAGCCTTGCTCAAACTGGACGGGATAAAGTGACCGTCATTGCATCGCCATCACTCTCGACGTTTGGGCTCTGGGTCGAGCAACTCCTTGCTGAAAGTACAGGCAAAGAGGGAACGGGCCTCATCCCCATCGCGCAAGAACCAGTTTTGAAGCCAGGCGCCTATGGAACCGACCGATTTTTCGTGTATCTCAAACTGAAAGGGGACAAAAACCAGAAACTCGACGAAGCGGTTCATGCGCTCATCAAGGCCAAACAACCGGTTCTCCGGTTCGACCTCCGTGACCGCTACGATGTCGGTGCGGAGTTCTTTCGATGGGAATTTGCGACGGCCATTGCCGGACATCTACTTGGTATTCACCCGTTCGACCAACCAAATGTGCAGGAGAGCAAAGACAACACGAATCGGGTCCTCGAGACGTTTCAATCCACCGGGCGGCTACCGGAACAGTCGAGCAGCCAACCCCAAGACGCCGCTCGTAATCTTTCCGGTCTGCTTCAGCCTGGCACGTACGTGTCGATTCTTGGGTACACGACTCCATCGCGTCCGCTCGAAGCCGCCGTTGGTCGGCTCCGCCGAGCCCTCATGTCGAAACACCGCGTTGCGACGACATTTGGCTACGGGCCGCGCTATCTCCATTCAACCGGACAACTTCACAAGGGTGGTCCCAACACCGGTGTCTTCTTGGAATTGGTCGATCGTATGGCCCCGGACCTGCCGATTCCTGGAAAGCCGTTCTCGTTCGGAACGTTGGCAAAAGCACAGGCCACCGGCGATATCGAATCACTCGGCGCGCATCATCGCCCTGCCGTTCGCGTTGAATTGGGCCGCGATCCAGCCGCCAGGGTGAACGCCATCACCGCGGCATTGACGGGGACAAGATCTTTCAGGCGACGCACAGTCTCAAAGAAGCGCCGGCGGACTACTCGCCGATAA
- a CDS encoding transcriptional regulator: MKKSKAYQPDLIENLRDPRESEEYLNAALEENDPELFLLALRHVAEAQGGVAQLAEKAKLNRESLYRMLSERGNPEFRSLKALLHALGFRLAVAANR, from the coding sequence ATGAAAAAGAGTAAGGCCTATCAGCCAGATCTCATCGAGAACTTGCGAGATCCACGGGAATCTGAAGAATATTTGAATGCCGCGTTGGAGGAGAACGATCCAGAGCTGTTCCTGTTGGCATTACGACACGTCGCCGAGGCGCAAGGAGGCGTGGCACAACTCGCCGAAAAAGCGAAGCTCAATCGCGAGAGCCTCTATAGGATGCTCTCAGAACGCGGCAATCCAGAATTCCGAAGCCTCAAGGCCCTCCTCCACGCGTTGGGATTCCGGCTGGCCGTTGCAGCGAATCGGTAA